A section of the Lineus longissimus chromosome 1, tnLinLong1.2, whole genome shotgun sequence genome encodes:
- the LOC135498562 gene encoding transcription factor E4F1-like, whose product MAANETDIESRPTESAQEEDEGGDVHRCGKCKLDFSSIEEFIRHKLDKDNCKVLYKSRHRRVLLPHLVKKPIKTEVITPPVQKNEGTKENLGEKQPVKRKRGRPPNSKQKKSHIEPSAIIESPTNYECLQCKRTFNRGATLRRHMEMIHEAVTLSDEEDGFAALQDDDLQEDAADEEFTSSNVVNPSSQGVRIIRAGGDAPVVVDVTGTAEGSNLEALAQALGTLPSVNESGEQTTSMDDAMLQGDGQNLVEVALMHANIIEMHPPTSAEISAIKPKIEDGDERQHECDICKRRFKELSVLRAHMLTHTNQRDFHCPFHGCRYAFKTKGSLKRHVRRHTDERPYKCYMCDRAFRESGALTRHMKSRSPCVTKTDADLPRYGRIQKLVGGIQKPHVQPVQPVQPVHPDSQDPTEDVPVFEMVVGDNMTDEDEIAVVAQRLEAQSAVALICDACGQQLPSHVKFRLHLQSHINDLPFHCDQCDFVAETKHQLIQHERSRHSLGVLTIGGKPEDSDGFVTGEDVPEENFGRIPVEEVRGNEELQEQVVECEASEEDVIVTETDDDGIETSEVNLESIKPDGEATRGPDGEVNQGTSIPVNEEVIVHHILTPGDEEDQLVTQTGGNEPGGQVSSEEGTVESNTTVHLIIERVEGPDEGEGHQEQSDEEISEKDVTASEHEIAGPDPNVDGNLQMHTYVEPMQVDSQTKKCQSDVVALTELDGLKKKAAVALEQMFKLGYKTTLTPTASNDLRDKKYKNHKKCPYCMRTFRGSSYLRLHMRSHTGERPHKCAHCLKAFTTRDALNKHLYTHTDDRQYKCGECGKLFKRISHVREHLKIHTGERPFVCKICGKGFKTHNACKVHTRTHTSVMPWQCPTCNKRFREKGSLERHVRTHTGNKPYPCPHCHRRFAEHGTLGRHLKAKVPCTRSLFLQRQAEGEPAQAEPMEEYPTLLAEFSSVVADTQQYMIPTTSGEQTEPETTEVVVMGTQEQTEGGSDIIEIIADENNQIINEDGTTAYVILDQSGDKITVLDSKTGETLELIQSVENDTSDTIQVMSCFDDSSQYVTIATDQTVDANACQGEVIASVSVTEDQINEAIAIVREQPIAIDSATLDIQEAIEQAGEIEAVAMDPNACVENDVNSVNVEHVAFSATE is encoded by the exons ATGGCCGCAAACGAAACTGACATTGAGTCGAGACCCACAG AGTCTGCACAAGAAGAGGATGAAGGTGGTGACGTTCACAGATGTGGCAAGTGCAAACTCGACTTCTCAAGCATTGAGGAATTCATACGCCACAAACTTGACAAAGACAATTGTAAGGTCTTGTATAAGTCGCGACATCGTCGTGTTTTGTTACCACATTTGGTGAAGAAGCCAATTAAGACAGAGGTCATCACCCCGCCAGTGCAAAAGAATGAAGGCACCAAAGAAAACTTGGGGGAAAAACAACCtgtcaaaagaaaaagag GTCGCCCACCAAATAGCAAACAAAAAAAGTCACACATCGAACCATCAGCAATTATTGAAAGTCCGACTAACTATGAATGTTTGCAATGTAAGCGAACGTTTAATCGCGGGGCGACACTTCGTCGCCACATGGAAATGATCCACGAGGCGGTGACACTGAGTGACGAAGAAGACGGGTTTGCAGCCCTGCAGGATGATGATTTACAAGAAGATGCAGCCGATGAGGAGTTTACATCATCGAACGTTGTTAATCCGTCATCGCAAGGAGTTAGAATCATCAGGGCAGGGGGTGATGCTCCGGTTGTTGTAGATGTGACTGGGACCGCAGAAGGGTCCAATCTTGAAGCCCTTGCACAAGCATTGGGTACACTGCCGTCCGTCAATGAATCTGGGGAGCAGACGACATCCATGGATGATGCGATGCTGCAAGGAGATGGGCAGAATTTGGTTGAAGTCGCGCTCATGCATGCAAATATTATTGAGATGCATCCGCCCACTTCTGCTGAGATCAGTGCCATCAAACCCAAGATTGAAGACGGTGATGAAAGACAACATGAGTGTGACATCTGTAAACGGAGATTTAAGGAG CTATCAGTGCTCCGGGCCCACATGCTCACCCACACCAACCAGCGAGATTTCCACTGCCCCTTTCATGGCTGTCGATATGCTTTCAAGACCAAGGGATCTCTGAAGAggcatgtcaggagacacactG ATGAACGTCCTTACAAATGTTACATGTGTGATCGTGCATTTAGAGAATCTGGTGCCCTCACAAGGCATATGAAGTCAAG GTCCCCTTGTGTTACCAAGACTGATGCTGATCTTCCTCGGTATGGCCGCATTCAGAAGTTAGTCGGTGGAATCCAGAAACCTCATGTCCAGCCTGTCCAGCCAGTCCAGCCTGTCCATCCT GATTCTCAAGACCCAACTGAAGATGTACCCGTGTTCGAGATGGTGGTTGGAGATAATATGACTGATGAAGACGAGATAGCGGTTGTAGCCCAAAGGTTGGAGGCCCAGTCTGCTGTGGCACTCATATGTGAC GCTTGTGGCCAGCAGCTTCCCAGTCACGTGAAGTTCAGGTTGCATCTTCAGTCCCATATCAATGATTTGCCATTCCACTGTGATCAGTGCGACTTTGTGGCTGAGACAAAGCATCAACTGATCCAGCACGAGAGGTCCCGCCATTCTCTTGGTGTGCTG ACTATTGGTGGTAAACCTGAAGACAGTGACGGCTTCGTGACTGGAGAGGATGTCCCTGAGGAGAATTTTGGTAGAATACCTGTGGAGGAGGTCAGAGGTAATGAAGAGCTGCAAGAACAGGTCGTGGAGTGTGAAGCCTCTGAGGaggatgtgattgtgactgAAACTGATGATGACGGCATTGAGACTAGCGAGGTGAATCTAGAGTCAATAAAACCTGATGGGGAAGCGACGAGGGGCCCTGATGGTGAGGTAAATCAAGGGACAAGCATTCCTGTTAATGAAGAAGTGATTGTGCATCATATATTAACCCCTGGCGATGAAGAGGATCAGCTGGTGACCCAAACTGGAGGGAATGAGCCGGGAGGTCAAGTGTCCAGTGAGGAAGGGACCGTGGAGAGCAACACTACTGTCCATCTGATCATTGAGAGGGTTGAAGGGCCTGACGAGGGAGAGGGCCATCAGGAACAGAGTGATGAAGAAATTTCAGAGAAAGATGTGACTGCCAGTGAACATGAGATTGCAGGCCCTGACCCTAATGTTGATGGGAATCTTCAGATGCACACCTATGTTGAACCAATGCAAGTTGACTCTCAGACTAAGAAATGTCAAAGTGATGTCGTTGCACTTACTGAACTAGATGGGTTGAAAAA GAAAGCAGCCGTTGCATTGGAACAGATGTTCAAACTTGGCTACAAGACAACGCTAACACCCACAGCTAGTAACGACCTGAgagacaagaagtacaaaaatCACAAGAAGTGTCCGTATTGTATGAGGACGTTTCGGGGGTCGAGTTATCTCCGTCTCCATATGAGATCTCACACCG GAGAACGTCCCCATAAATGTGCTCACTGCCTTAAAGCCTTCACCACGCGAGATGCACTCAATAAACACCTGTACACCCACACTGATGACAGGCAGTATAAATGTGGAGAGTGCGGCAAACTGTTCAAGAGGATCTCCCACGTTCGAGAGCATCTTAAGATTCATACGGGAGAGAGACCTTTTGTCTGCAAGATCTGTGGCAAGGGCTTTAAAACACAT AATGCCTGCAAAGTTCACACCCGAACGCACACGTCTGTCATGCCTTGGCAGTGCCCCACGTGCAATAAACGTTTCCGTGAGAAAGGTTCCCTCGAGCGTCACGTCAGAACACACACAGGCAATAAACCTTACCCATGTCCTCACTGTCATCGAAGGTTTGCGGAACATGGAACACTCGGTCGACATCTCAAGGCTAAAG TGCCTTGTACAAGGAGCTTGTTTCTGCAGAGACAGGCGGAGGGTGAGCCGGCCCAGGCAGAACCTATGGAGGAATACCCCACTCTCCTTGCAGAGTTCTCGTCCGTTGTCGCCGATACTCAACAATATATGATCCCTACAACATCAGGAGAACAAACAGAACCG GAGACCACCGAGGTCGTCGTCATGGGCACCCAAGAGCAAACTGAAGGAGGAAGTGACATCATCGAAATAATTGCAGACGAAAACAACCAGATCATAAATGAAGACGGAACAACTGCCTATGTTATCCTCGACCAGAGCGGGGATAAGATAACTGTCTTGGACAGTAAGACTGGCGAAACATTAGAACTAATCCAAAGTGTTGAGAATGATACGAGTGATACGATTCAGGTCATGTCATGTTTTGAcgacagtagccagtatgttaCCATAGCAACAGATCAAACAGTCGATGCAAATGCATGTCAGGGCGAGGTGATTGCTTCTGTGAGTGTCACAGAGGATCAGATAAATGAAGCAATAGCTATTGTGAGGGAACAGCCAATCGCAATAGACTCTGCCACTCTTGACATTCAGGAGGCTATAGAGCAGGCCGGGGAGATAGAAGCTGTGGCGATGGACCCCAATGCTTGTGTGGAAAATGATGTGAATTCTGTTAATGTAGAACATGTTGCATTCAGTGCGACTGAATGA